The Neobacillus sp. PS3-34 genome has a window encoding:
- a CDS encoding glyceraldehyde-3-phosphate dehydrogenase — MKARIAINGFGRIGRMVFRKAILENKLEVVAINASYPAETLAHLLKYDTNHGQFEGEVVPLDNELIVNGKRVRLLNNRNPEQLPWKEMDIDIVIEATGKFNSYDKASLHLEAGAKKVILTAPGKNEDITIVMGVNEGQLDPNIHHVISNASCTTNCLAPVVKVLDEKFGIENGLMTTVHAYTNDQKNIDNPHKDLRRARACGQSIIPTSTGAAKALALVLPQLKGKIHGMALRVPTPNVSLVDLVVDLKQEVTLDDVNDAFIEAANGPLKGILGFTIEPLVSVDFNTNEHSAVIDGLSTIVMGGRKVKVLAWYDNEWGYSSRVVDLTMFVAEEMSRSSQIKVG, encoded by the coding sequence ATGAAAGCGAGAATAGCAATTAACGGTTTTGGAAGAATCGGCAGAATGGTTTTTAGAAAAGCCATCCTTGAAAATAAGCTTGAGGTTGTAGCGATAAACGCAAGCTATCCGGCTGAAACATTAGCGCATTTATTAAAATATGATACGAATCACGGCCAGTTTGAAGGGGAAGTGGTTCCATTAGATAACGAACTAATCGTAAATGGAAAAAGGGTACGATTACTAAATAACCGGAATCCTGAACAGCTTCCATGGAAAGAAATGGACATCGACATTGTGATTGAAGCCACTGGAAAATTCAATTCCTATGACAAAGCCAGCCTCCATCTCGAAGCAGGTGCGAAAAAAGTGATTTTGACTGCGCCTGGGAAGAACGAAGATATTACAATTGTAATGGGAGTTAATGAGGGGCAGCTTGATCCAAATATTCATCATGTTATCTCAAATGCTTCCTGTACAACAAACTGCCTTGCACCTGTAGTGAAGGTGCTTGATGAGAAGTTTGGTATTGAGAATGGTCTGATGACAACTGTCCATGCTTACACAAACGACCAGAAGAATATTGATAATCCACATAAAGACTTAAGAAGGGCACGTGCCTGCGGGCAATCCATCATTCCAACTTCCACCGGGGCTGCAAAGGCGCTGGCACTTGTGCTGCCGCAGCTTAAAGGAAAAATACATGGAATGGCTTTGCGTGTTCCGACACCTAATGTTTCACTTGTCGATCTAGTTGTCGACTTAAAACAGGAAGTGACACTTGACGATGTCAATGATGCATTTATTGAAGCTGCAAATGGGCCATTAAAGGGTATACTTGGATTCACAATTGAACCACTGGTTTCCGTTGACTTTAATACAAATGAGCATTCAGCTGTGATTGACGGACTTTCAACAATAGTCATGGGAGGCCGGAAGGTAAAGGTATTGGCCTGGTATGACAATGAATGGGGCTACTCTTCACGTGTGGTCGATCTTACTATGTTTGTTGCAGAGGAAATGTCACGTTCCTCTCAAATTAAAGTAGGCTAA
- the speD gene encoding adenosylmethionine decarboxylase has translation METMGRHVISELWGCDFEKLNDMDFIEQTFVEAALKSGAEIREVAFHKFAPQGVSGVVIISESHLTIHSFPEHGYASIDVYTCGDLNPNIAADYIAEALNAQTRENIEIPRGMGPVNVKQAKVL, from the coding sequence ATGGAAACTATGGGACGTCACGTAATCTCTGAATTATGGGGATGCGACTTTGAAAAACTGAATGACATGGATTTTATTGAACAAACGTTTGTTGAAGCTGCTTTAAAATCAGGTGCAGAAATCCGCGAGGTTGCTTTTCATAAATTTGCGCCACAAGGTGTCAGCGGAGTAGTTATCATTTCTGAATCTCACTTAACAATTCACAGCTTCCCAGAACATGGCTATGCAAGTATTGATGTGTACACTTGCGGTGACTTAAATCCTAACATTGCTGCTGATTACATTGCAGAAGCTCTTAATGCTCAAACTCGTGAAAATATCGAAATTCCACGCGGTATGGGTCCTGTCAATGTAAAACAGGCGAAAGTCCTTTAA